In the genome of Bacteroidia bacterium, one region contains:
- a CDS encoding flippase-like domain-containing protein, whose amino-acid sequence MKKRILSILKFSLFFGLGIFLVWLSVKDFSEEQIDEFYRALGMADYSWIILSMILGIFSHVSRAIRWIMLMEPVGYKPGVRNTFFAVMVGYLANFAFPRLGEVTRCTVLTKYEKVPFPQGFGTVIAERAFDTLCLGLIFLVTLYMQFDGIYALVNEHILFPVKGLFSRIGGNPVLFWGGIGFLGFSLIGLFLFRQRVRNILGGKVGGIIKGFWEGLVSIRKLRSPGLFLMHTVIIWTLYYVMLHVCFYSFEETSGLRVGQGMAVLIMGAVGIMFTQGGIGGYHLLVSKTLTSPLAGISVPIAGAFCWIVWASQFVTILIAGSLSLILLPILNKEK is encoded by the coding sequence TTGAAAAAGAGGATCCTTTCGATACTGAAATTTTCCTTGTTCTTTGGCCTGGGTATTTTCCTCGTATGGCTGAGCGTGAAGGATTTTTCTGAAGAACAGATTGACGAGTTTTACAGGGCCCTGGGAATGGCAGATTATTCGTGGATCATTCTCTCCATGATTCTCGGAATATTCTCACACGTGAGTCGTGCCATCCGCTGGATCATGCTCATGGAACCGGTGGGATATAAGCCGGGAGTGCGCAATACTTTTTTTGCGGTGATGGTGGGATACCTGGCGAATTTTGCATTTCCAAGGCTGGGAGAAGTTACCCGGTGCACGGTGCTGACCAAGTATGAGAAAGTGCCGTTTCCCCAAGGGTTCGGAACGGTGATTGCGGAGAGAGCATTTGATACGCTTTGTCTGGGACTGATCTTTCTGGTAACCTTGTATATGCAGTTCGACGGCATTTACGCCCTGGTGAATGAACACATATTATTTCCGGTGAAGGGACTGTTCAGCCGCATTGGAGGAAACCCGGTGTTGTTTTGGGGAGGGATCGGATTCCTGGGATTTTCCCTGATCGGTTTGTTCCTGTTCAGGCAGCGTGTCAGGAATATTCTGGGAGGCAAAGTGGGGGGAATTATTAAAGGATTCTGGGAAGGCCTGGTTTCTATCCGTAAACTCCGGAGCCCGGGCCTGTTCCTGATGCATACGGTGATCATCTGGACGTTATACTATGTGATGCTGCATGTTTGCTTCTACAGTTTTGAAGAAACTTCAGGACTGAGGGTAGGGCAGGGAATGGCTGTGCTGATTATGGGCGCCGTGGGGATCATGTTCACGCAGGGTGGCATTGGTGGATACCATCTTCTGGTTTCCAAAACACTTACCTCTCCTCTGGCTGGAATTTCGGTTCCCATTGCCGGGGCCTTCTGCTGGATCGTTTGGGCCAGCCAGTTTGTGACCATACTCATAGCCGGATCACTATCTTTGATCTTACTTCCCATTTTGAATAAGGAAAAGTAA
- a CDS encoding T9SS type A sorting domain-containing protein → MRFIFVFSCVIAAYSACAQTLFLERSISAPPDNRLTALRKMDTSSFIVSGYINNGMFGDKDILLINFSLTGDTIWSRVIGSAGDDIPTDITIDIDSNIYITGSTSATNSDQDAIIIKLTKSGNVIWSKKLGLPVSNESSNSICIGLDGDLIICGKSDYFGLGDDDVYIAAYNSSGLLLWCKAMGDQYSNIGRSVINWKGGYLVAASHIGASAPMALIHVDTVGNILNSIHYDFGFSSNGLGLISLSSDSLLLYGYGQPISSPVLMCIKLDSSLNVVSAKSYRTSQAGLCYSAFPVFNGQICLVGTSYSSSSYKNIALFLDQNLDTISSLSWGNSAGEFLSAGLSSDSTLLFIGNQSTLLPDYTGSLYLTTSSNNSICNPIPISMNLVNELANVTQPNYSLFSGGFDSSLSVLNSFGPGLITTCAQIANVRDPYILENVILVPNPTSNTVQIIVDQLYSELSVKFYSAIGELKHSAQFHFRNFLELDVSNLSNGIYFVTIGSNEQIINHKLIIQR, encoded by the coding sequence TTGCGATTCATTTTCGTTTTTAGCTGTGTGATTGCTGCCTATTCTGCCTGCGCACAAACTTTGTTCCTAGAGCGTTCTATATCTGCTCCACCTGACAACAGGTTGACTGCGTTAAGGAAGATGGATACCTCTTCATTCATTGTTTCAGGATATATAAATAATGGCATGTTTGGGGATAAAGATATTCTCCTTATAAATTTTTCTCTCACCGGTGACACAATATGGTCACGAGTTATTGGCAGCGCAGGTGATGATATTCCCACTGATATTACTATTGATATCGATTCAAACATTTACATCACAGGGTCAACATCGGCTACAAATTCAGATCAGGATGCCATCATTATTAAGCTAACTAAGTCCGGAAATGTTATCTGGTCAAAAAAATTGGGACTTCCCGTCAGTAATGAATCTTCAAATTCGATATGTATTGGATTAGATGGCGATTTGATTATTTGTGGCAAATCGGATTATTTTGGCTTAGGGGATGATGATGTATATATCGCAGCATATAATTCCTCCGGTTTATTATTATGGTGCAAGGCAATGGGCGATCAATATTCCAACATCGGCAGATCGGTCATTAACTGGAAAGGGGGATATCTGGTCGCTGCAAGTCATATTGGCGCCTCCGCCCCAATGGCATTAATTCACGTTGATACGGTAGGAAATATTCTTAATTCCATTCATTATGACTTTGGGTTTTCATCCAATGGATTGGGCTTGATATCACTTAGCTCAGATTCCTTACTCCTATACGGTTATGGCCAGCCTATCTCCTCGCCAGTCCTCATGTGTATAAAGTTAGATAGTTCCTTAAATGTCGTTTCCGCCAAATCCTATAGAACATCACAAGCGGGTCTTTGTTATTCCGCTTTTCCTGTTTTTAATGGTCAAATTTGTTTAGTTGGCACGTCTTATTCATCTAGCTCCTATAAAAACATCGCATTGTTTCTTGATCAGAATTTAGACACGATTTCAAGTCTTTCTTGGGGAAATTCAGCGGGGGAATTCCTTAGCGCTGGACTTTCTTCCGACTCAACGCTTCTCTTTATTGGGAATCAAAGCACGCTTCTTCCCGACTACACTGGTTCATTGTACCTCACCACTTCGTCGAACAATTCGATATGTAACCCCATTCCCATCTCCATGAATTTGGTTAACGAGTTGGCCAACGTGACGCAACCTAATTATTCACTATTTTCAGGCGGATTTGATAGTTCGCTTTCTGTCCTCAATTCGTTTGGTCCAGGCTTGATAACGACTTGTGCCCAAATCGCAAATGTTAGGGATCCATACATTTTGGAGAATGTGATTTTAGTTCCCAACCCAACTTCGAATACGGTTCAAATCATTGTGGATCAATTGTATTCTGAGTTAAGTGTAAAATTTTATTCTGCTATAGGAGAATTAAAGCATTCTGCGCAATTCCATTTCAGGAATTTTTTGGAATTAGATGTTTCTAACTTAAGTAATGGTATTTATTTTGTTACTATCGGGAGTAATGAACAAATTATCAATCACAAACTCATAATACAACGCTGA
- a CDS encoding T9SS type A sorting domain-containing protein, producing MRIINVLLPGLLLIGVTFSAHAQITSTIQTENAGNIETISEDSIPEEDQIEHVFMADSGGSVVAVILNESSDLRIHQTKLPRPYAFLSPNPSNGRVSLISVYHPMLYIRLLSVSGELLMARSINSQFKSEINLANYQNGLYFVQIQLIDGMCQTEKLILNNK from the coding sequence ATGAGAATAATAAATGTATTACTTCCCGGATTGTTACTGATAGGCGTCACCTTCAGCGCACATGCCCAGATCACAAGCACGATACAGACAGAGAATGCGGGAAACATCGAAACCATTTCAGAAGACTCGATCCCGGAAGAAGATCAGATCGAACATGTGTTTATGGCAGACAGTGGGGGCTCTGTTGTCGCTGTTATCCTTAATGAGTCATCCGATTTGCGCATACATCAGACGAAACTGCCCCGGCCATACGCCTTCCTTTCCCCAAACCCCTCCAATGGAAGAGTTTCCTTGATCAGTGTCTATCACCCTATGCTCTATATTCGCCTGTTGTCAGTTTCCGGTGAGTTGCTGATGGCGCGCTCCATAAATTCCCAGTTCAAGTCGGAGATCAATTTAGCTAACTATCAGAATGGGTTATACTTTGTCCAAATTCAGCTGATTGATGGAATGTGTCAGACGGAGAAGCTAATACTTAATAATAAGTAG
- a CDS encoding aspartate 1-decarboxylase, whose protein sequence is MLIEVMKSKLHRATVTEANIDYVGSITIDENMMDAVNLIENEAVHVLNYRNGERIITYVIRGERGSGVICLNGPAALKFRVEDEVIILSYAQMDFEEAKKFKPAIAFPEAGTNKVK, encoded by the coding sequence ATGCTGATAGAAGTAATGAAATCGAAGCTTCACCGCGCCACCGTCACGGAGGCGAATATTGATTATGTGGGGAGCATAACGATCGACGAGAATATGATGGATGCGGTGAATCTTATTGAGAACGAAGCGGTCCATGTTTTAAATTACCGTAATGGAGAGCGCATCATCACGTATGTGATCCGCGGCGAACGCGGCAGCGGAGTGATTTGCCTGAATGGCCCGGCCGCCTTGAAGTTCCGGGTGGAGGATGAAGTGATTATCCTGTCGTACGCGCAAATGGACTTTGAAGAGGCGAAGAAATTCAAGCCTGCCATAGCTTTTCCTGAAGCCGGCACCAATAAGGTAAAATAA
- a CDS encoding pantoate--beta-alanine ligase, producing MKVVDTAEELASFLSPLRASGGECGFVPTMGALHKGHISLLERSKRECSVTVSSIFVNPTQFNDPKDLETYPRTLTEDLRMLEQAGCDLVFVPSVQEVYGQSVISSQQSALLFQQDLPGFELGSLGEVMEGKFRPGHFEGMAVVVNRLFNIVKPDRAYFGKKDYQQLAIIKKMSLFRLKAAVRPHIEIIACDTVRESNGLALSSRNRKLSEEDRRKASRICSVLNWTKANAGLLTVGELQAEAEKQLKNEKSFQLEYFEIAGRDTLLPLAHDQFPQNAVACVALHLGSVRLIDNVEL from the coding sequence ATGAAAGTAGTTGATACAGCGGAAGAATTAGCTTCCTTTTTATCTCCCCTCAGGGCCTCCGGCGGGGAGTGCGGATTTGTTCCCACCATGGGCGCTTTACATAAAGGTCACATTTCACTGCTGGAACGTTCCAAACGTGAATGTAGTGTTACCGTGTCCAGCATATTCGTTAACCCAACCCAATTTAATGATCCGAAAGACCTGGAAACATATCCCCGGACATTAACAGAGGATCTCCGGATGCTGGAACAAGCCGGTTGTGACCTGGTATTTGTTCCTTCGGTGCAGGAAGTCTATGGGCAGTCAGTAATCAGCAGCCAGCAGTCAGCCTTATTGTTTCAGCAAGATCTTCCCGGATTCGAGCTGGGGAGTCTGGGTGAAGTGATGGAGGGAAAATTCCGGCCCGGACATTTTGAAGGAATGGCGGTGGTGGTAAACCGGCTTTTTAATATCGTGAAGCCGGACAGGGCGTATTTTGGAAAAAAGGACTATCAGCAACTGGCTATAATTAAAAAGATGTCATTATTCAGGCTTAAGGCAGCAGTCCGGCCGCATATAGAGATTATAGCGTGTGATACGGTGCGTGAGTCGAATGGCCTCGCCCTGAGCTCCCGTAACCGGAAATTAAGTGAAGAGGACCGCCGGAAAGCATCCCGGATCTGTTCCGTGCTGAACTGGACAAAAGCAAATGCGGGCCTTCTCACAGTGGGAGAGCTTCAAGCGGAGGCGGAAAAACAACTGAAGAACGAAAAGTCTTTTCAGCTGGAATATTTTGAGATTGCCGGCAGAGACACCCTTCTTCCCCTGGCACACGATCAGTTTCCGCAAAACGCTGTGGCTTGCGTTGCCTTGCACCTCGGCAGTGTTCGCCTGATCGACAACGTTGAACTCTGA
- a CDS encoding glycogen/starch synthase, whose translation MKKARVLFVSSEITPYLEETTRGTIARYLPQGIQERGKEIRTFMPRYGCINERRHQLHEVIRLSGMNLIIDDSDHPLIIKVASIQAARMQVYFIDNEEYFQRKATLSDKNGKYFADNDERAIFFARGVIETVKKLGWAPDIVHCHGWLTSLVPVYLKRSFREDPIFADSRVIYSVYDDEFSPAMDKNMARKAVYENVEKGDLEHLKTPNFVNLTKTAIDYSDAVIRGADKLHPDLDKYMKKAGIPVLGYKDMDEYVDAYNEFYDEVLELEPVFAD comes from the coding sequence ATGAAAAAAGCGCGTGTACTTTTTGTTTCCTCTGAGATCACCCCATATCTAGAGGAAACAACGAGGGGAACCATTGCCCGTTACCTGCCCCAGGGAATTCAGGAACGTGGTAAGGAGATCAGGACTTTTATGCCCCGTTACGGTTGTATCAATGAACGCAGGCATCAGCTCCATGAGGTCATCCGCCTCTCCGGAATGAATCTGATCATTGATGATTCTGATCATCCGCTGATCATTAAAGTAGCTTCTATACAGGCTGCACGCATGCAGGTTTATTTTATTGATAACGAAGAGTATTTCCAGCGCAAGGCTACTCTTTCCGACAAGAACGGCAAGTATTTTGCCGATAATGACGAGCGCGCGATCTTTTTTGCACGCGGTGTTATTGAGACCGTGAAAAAACTGGGATGGGCTCCTGATATCGTGCATTGCCACGGATGGCTGACCTCCCTGGTACCTGTTTATCTGAAGCGTTCTTTCCGTGAAGATCCGATCTTTGCCGACAGCCGGGTGATTTATTCTGTATACGACGACGAATTCAGTCCGGCGATGGATAAGAACATGGCCCGTAAAGCCGTTTACGAGAATGTTGAAAAGGGAGATCTTGAGCACCTGAAAACTCCGAATTTCGTGAACCTTACTAAAACCGCCATTGACTATTCTGATGCGGTGATCAGGGGCGCAGACAAACTTCATCCGGATCTCGACAAATACATGAAAAAAGCCGGCATTCCGGTGCTGGGTTATAAAGATATGGACGAATACGTAGACGCATACAACGAGTTCTATGATGAAGTCCTTGAACTGGAGCCGGTATTTGCCGACTAA
- a CDS encoding DUF4270 domain-containing protein yields the protein MKNSFSASCFLALALCLASCKKENSNIGLDLIDDQLGVEYTEAAYLQAHTIREDSLVTSNRSATSLGYYDDPVFGKTTASVYSQFLLSTTGPNFGTATCDSVILSMTFKGFYGTLSPQVFTVYTLNGMMYKDSTYDCEDSIDVSTSLAGVQTIYPRPFDSLFAGNDTFPPQLRIKLNNSFGNFLLAASAGDLASNTAWVNYFKGLYITAGPVNTNARKAGGILSFKWADANTKITLYYHDAYGTHGNQGRASYSFIVDGNTASFNHYRHDYSGRPAITAQLNGNDTANYDHVYVQGLMGLKTKFYLPNIQFLKSQGDIAVNKAELILQTDASTMDNDFATPSKLVLVALDSAGKQILLSDYYEDQGGTYFGGTWDATKKQYRFNIARHIQDLLNGEKQDYGLILLASGSAVNPHRVVLGGGTTSSPHKMRLKITYTKLN from the coding sequence ATGAAAAATTCATTTTCCGCTTCGTGCTTTTTAGCACTTGCACTATGCCTTGCATCCTGCAAAAAGGAGAATAGTAACATAGGGCTGGATCTGATAGACGATCAGCTTGGGGTTGAATACACCGAAGCGGCCTATTTGCAGGCCCATACGATAAGAGAAGACAGTCTGGTTACCTCCAACCGTTCGGCAACTTCCCTGGGGTACTATGACGATCCTGTTTTCGGAAAAACAACCGCCTCGGTGTATTCTCAATTCCTGCTTTCCACAACGGGCCCAAACTTTGGAACAGCTACCTGTGATTCGGTGATCCTTTCGATGACATTTAAAGGATTCTACGGCACACTGAGTCCGCAGGTGTTTACCGTGTACACATTGAACGGAATGATGTACAAGGACAGTACGTACGACTGCGAAGATTCAATTGACGTATCCACCAGTCTGGCTGGAGTTCAAACCATTTATCCAAGACCTTTCGACAGTCTGTTTGCCGGGAACGATACCTTCCCCCCGCAGTTAAGGATCAAACTGAATAATTCTTTCGGAAATTTTCTCCTCGCTGCCTCTGCGGGCGACCTGGCTTCCAATACAGCCTGGGTGAATTATTTCAAAGGGCTCTACATTACTGCCGGACCGGTGAATACCAACGCGCGTAAAGCGGGAGGTATTCTCTCTTTCAAATGGGCAGATGCCAACACTAAAATCACGCTCTATTATCACGATGCCTATGGTACGCACGGAAATCAGGGAAGAGCCAGCTACTCTTTCATTGTAGACGGGAATACAGCGAGCTTTAACCATTATCGTCATGACTATTCCGGACGACCGGCCATTACTGCCCAGCTCAATGGAAACGATACTGCGAACTACGATCATGTATATGTCCAGGGACTCATGGGGCTTAAAACAAAATTTTACCTTCCCAACATTCAATTCCTGAAATCACAAGGAGATATAGCTGTGAATAAAGCAGAGTTGATCCTTCAGACAGATGCTTCCACTATGGACAATGATTTTGCTACTCCATCCAAACTGGTGCTGGTAGCGCTGGACAGCGCCGGCAAGCAGATTCTGTTATCTGACTATTATGAGGATCAGGGGGGCACTTATTTTGGCGGTACCTGGGATGCCACCAAAAAGCAGTACCGTTTCAATATAGCCCGTCACATACAGGATCTTCTCAACGGAGAAAAGCAGGATTACGGACTCATTCTTCTTGCTTCCGGAAGTGCGGTGAATCCACACCGGGTGGTGCTGGGAGGAGGAACTACCAGCAGTCCGCATAAAATGCGTTTAAAGATCACCTATACAAAACTGAACTGA